AACTCTCCCCGTCTGTCTGCCTtttggacggacggacggagggagacagacaggcacctCAGGTTGATCCCAAGGAGAGCTCGCTGGAATCACATACCCTCAGTCTATGATGGGGGTCTGTGGGGGTGTTTAGGAACCAGATAATCATATACCCTCAGTTTATTGTGGGGGTCTATTTGGGGTGTTTAGGAACCAGAGAAGGTGGAGAATGGGGGGGATGTATCCTTCTGATAACTAGACAAGCCACTAGCTAGCTGCTAACGTGACTGAGGGCAACCCCAGTACTGTCTGACACCAGCATGTGCTGGAGCTGCCTTGTGCTGCACAaccctgagggggagagaaaaagaaCAAAGACACAGTCATAGGTAGCTTGGCAAACCCAACATGTCTATTTCCCCTTCTCAGGTTCCAGGTTTAACCTATTTAGTTAGGGAGGTGGAATAGGGCACTTCTGTACAAGTTTCAGGGTGGACATGGGGAGAACTGACTGTCGATTTCACGTATAGATACCCCTAAAACACACCCTACCTAGAAAATACCTGTAGAAAAaaatacagtataactacagtactaTGAAGGATGTAAACGTATCTCGAGGAATAATCAAACATATAATACTGAATATTTGGGATGTTTTCCTTCATGTTTTGGGTTACATCATAAAGGAGACGTGAGAGGAGGGTATTGGGGCGAGCATGGGGACATCTGCCCCCCCATCACACCCCCATTTAGGCAGCGTGCCAGAGTGCTCCGGTCGAAGGAAGTTCTGGACTGCAGTAACAAGAAACAGACTGTAAAACATTGTGGAGCTGAAGGCCTGGGGAGCTGAAGGCCTGGGGAGCTGAAGGCCTGGGGAGTTGAAGGCCTGGGGAGTTGGAGGCCTGGGGAGCTGAAGGCCTGGGGGATTGTGAGGCTACTGGTGCATCTTCTTTCCTTTCGAATGTAATTGACAGAGGTCATGCTGTAGAAAGAGTGCTGACCGATATTTCGTTGTTGTTTACAGGTTCAATAACACCGCTATTACATGTTTGCAGACAAATGTATGATTTTGTCGTTGTAAATCTTAAACCTGGAAAACGGGATGGgaaattaggcaacaacaaaaatcacatttattaattgtgtgtgtttttctctgaaaatgttttgtttgtgtgtgttgtagagtgTGTATACGTTTTGAATCTGTATGTTGTGCTCTGTAGGAGTGTAAGTGTGAACACGTGAGTGTGTGTATTCAATGTTGAGAAGACATACCCAGACCACGAGACGCCACATCAGTGGCAATGAGGATAGGAGCTTTGCCGCTACGGAATTCTGAAAGTTCAGACAAAATCAAAGATGTTAGGTAGAAGACTGAAAAAGGAAACAAAAAAAATGAAGAAAACCCATACTGAAACACATTTCACCAAAGCTAGACTAAAGCATGGCCGTTGAAATGTGACCTACCTGTCagaacccagtctctctctggcTGGCTCTTGTCCCCATGGATACACATGGCTGGCCACCTAGAAAACACACCACAACAATGTTGCCATGAGACGGACAGCTGAGACAGCAGAACAGGACGTGGTAAGAAAGGCAGTTGTACGAACAGTAAGACAATATCTCTACACTCTTATCTGACTAAGAAGCCCAACACACTCCATATGAAACCACAACTGGCTCTTGTTTTGCATAGTCAGTATCGTGGCTTTGAAAAAGGACTTAAAACCCATTTTGGCAGTCCGTGctttccctcagtctctctctatctcacccaTCTCTTCTCATCCTGCGGGTGAGCTCGTCACAGCGCTTCTTTGTCTCCACAAAGATGATGGTCTTGTTCTCCTTCTCAGCCATGATCTCTTCCATCAGCTGGAGCAGCCTGACATCAACAAAAAGACAGAGGAAAGATATTAGGAAAACATCCCTCAATCACCGCAATCCCAAGACTAATATTCTCTCCCGTTACGAAAAGATAGCAACTCTGTTCCTGTCCTTCATAACCAAGAATACTGAATACTTTTAACTACATTGGTTTAATCCCTTCCAGATCAGCGATGATTAAGGAAAGGAGACATGAACAGAATACAAAACTAGAGATTGATCTTGTCCATTGGCGGATGGCCTCACTAACTTGTTGTCCTTCTCGTTCTCCATGCAGACGTCTACTATCTGAAGGATGTTGTGGTTGGCGCTGAGCTCCAGAGCGCCTACGTTGATCTGGACATAATCCCGCAGGAAGTCCTCTGCCAGCCGACGCACGTCCTTGGGCCAGGTGGCACTCCACATCAGAGTCTGGCGGTCCGGCTGGGGCACAGGGAGAGAACGGTAATAGAGATACTCCTCCTCAGAGGACAATACACTATTACTCTATTCTATAACATGAGTATTTAGTTATGATGGATTGATATTATATCAACTGTCATTAATCTTAAGACAGgatggacggacagacggacggacggacagacagagatgaTCTACCACTCTCTGAGGTATCCATCTACCTACCCAACAATCCATGAATGGCTATGTATTACACAGTCATAATAATTGCTTAATTCCAGGAGATGTGTGTGCGGTTTGCTAAGTATAGCATGTGCCTGGCTTACCCGGATCTGGTCCACGATCTTGCGTATCTGTGGTTCGAAGCCCATGTCCAGCATGCGGTCAGCCTCGTCCAGCACCAGGTAGGTGCAGCGCCGCAGGTTGGTCTTCCCTGCCTCCAGGAAGTCTATGAGACGCCCCGGGGTGGCGATGCAGATCTCTGTACCTATATGGACATAGGATGCAACGTGTCACAGTTTCAAAAGAGACGCAAATGCATCAGAAGAGACCAATTGCGAGATTACTTCCAATACTTGTAACTTTTTCAATCTTAATACTAGTAACTGAAGGGGAAGTGCAGAAAATTAAGCTAAGCTGGGGCCAGGGAACCAATCAGGCTTTAGATCATCAGAGGTGGAGAGGTCTTGTCTGTAGTAGGCACAAACAATATAAGTAAGTAAGTAACTCATAACAGCATTTCATTCGACCTGCagctcctcacctctctccaggTCACGTATCTGCGGTCCCTTGGGTGCTCCTCCATAGACACAGGTACTCTTGATACGGGAGGTCTTTCCATAATCATGAGCCACCTGCTGCACCTGCTGGGCCAACTCTCTGGTCGGGGCCAGAACCaggcactgaggagagagagatatcaatacatacactaacgtttaaaagtttggggtcacttagaaatgtccttgtttttgaaagaaaaccattataataacatcaaattgatcagaaatacagtgtagacattgttaatgttgtaaatgactatcgtagctggaaacaacagattttttatggaacatctacataggcgtacagaggcccattatcagcaaccatcactcctgtgttccaatggcacgttgtgttagctaatccaagtttataattttaaaaggctaattgatcatcagaaaacccttttgcaattatgttagcacagctgaaaactgttgttctgattaaagaagcaataaaacaggccttctttagactagttgagtatctggatcatcagcatttctgggtttgattacagcctcaaaatggccagaaacaaagacctttcttctgaaactcatcagtctattattGTTCGGAGAAAAGAAAGGCTAttgcatgcgagaaattgccaagaaactgaagatcacgtacaacgctgtgtactactccattAACAGAACACTGCAgattgtctctaaccagaatagaaagaggagtgggaggccccggtgtacaactgagcaagagtacaagtacattagagtgtctagtttgagaaacagacgcctcacaagtcctcaactggcagattaattaaatagtacccgcaaaacaccagtatcaacgtcaacagtgaagaggcgactccaggatgctggccttctaggcagagttcctctgtccagagtCTGTGTTATTTTCcccccatcttaatcttttatttttattggccagtctgaaatacgtctttttctttgcaactctgcctagaaggccagcatcccggagtcgcctcttcactgtgttTTGCGGTTACTACTTcatgaacggtagtgtataaccTTTAATAACACATGATATATAGCTACAGCATACCATAGGTAGGTCTAAGCACAACAGAGTTAAGTACACTATAGAAAAGGGTCAAAACATTCTAGTCTCACAGACCTGAAATATATGAATAAGCAAACGTGTGCAGTTTCCAGTTGTGTACTCACAATAGGTCCGTCTCCCCTCTCTAGATAGGGCTGATGGTTGATGTGCACAATGGCAGGAAGCAGATACTGCAAGAAAAGGCGCCAAATAGCACAATGAGGTCATGAGGTATATGTCCCAGTCTGACAGTCCAGGGACGTTTGTCCTCATGTGTCAATATGTCTTTGTGTGTTGCAGCTGTCAATGTTCCTCTGGGAGTTTATGTGTTTTTATACTGCagctgttggtgtgtgtgtgacagaaagaaagacagagagacagagatgttgcAGCTGTCGGTACTGTGCGTGTTGTTGGATTATCATGGCGTCCTTACTGCCAGGGTCTTGCCGGAGCCAGTCTGAGCGATGCCCACCATGTCCCTGCCACTCAGGGCCAGAGGGAAGCCCTGTGACTGGATGGATGTGGGCTCCTTGAAGTTCTGACTCAGTAGCACATCCATTACATACTCTGTCAGCAAAGATAAACAATTAAAGGAATAGTTAGCTAAACATGTTGGGCTTTTGAAATTCAACGGAGGGCCGCACAGATTTCTTTTTGACCGATTTGTCAAAATCAATTTGCATGCCATTATAATTTCAACATACTATGTATTTAGTTTGACGTTCAAGAGTGGCATGGAGTGTTTTTTGTGTGGTTTTTTTACCCAATAATGTGGCCCATGAGCCCCCCTCCCCTTCCCAATAGCCTATGGGGTTAGTGTTTTGTAAGCTTGGGCTGTTCCATGAACTCTTTAAAATGGGTTCAACTTCCTATTCTCATCTATTTACCGTCATGACTGCTGACAGGTGAAGGGACAGGCTATAATATAGGTTCAACAAGTGTCAACTGGTAACTACTGTTGTCTACTTACGGGGAAACTGTGCTTGGTGGAAGCTGGTGATGGCCCTGGGGCAGCCAGTACTGCTGACTGTGATCTCCTTCCTCCTGCGGAACTCATCTATGTCATACTGCAGACACAGACAACAGAGAATCAACAGGCTCAATAGACACAATAGCATCCTTCTAAGAACATGTTTAtatattgtgtttgtgtgtgtacctgagtCATGCGCTGGAGCTCTGGGTGCTCATTGTAGAAGTTCTTCTCAAACTTGGGCAGCTCATCCAGATCCCACTTCTTCTTGCGAAGGCGTTCTCCAgggtttccaaacttcttcataGGTGGAGGGCCGCCCCAGCTACTGGACCCAAACCGAGGCCTATAGAACATGCAACGAGTGGAGTGATGAAAAAGGGGATGAACGATCCATGATTAGTAACACTGCAAACTAGACACTAAATAGGTTCCTGGCCCTTTTAATCTATTTGCAGTTAGTGCAATTTTCCCTGGGTGGGGTGGGGCGGGGCACCACCTATAACTCTGTTGCAAGCAAGTAGAGTAATTTATCATAAACGAACAGGGCGCGTGCAACATGTCTGAGACACGCCCGTGCACGTAGAGATTCAGCAAGATAGTTGTGTTTCAACGAACATCAAACAGCATTCCAATATATCCCCGTATCATATAAAAAGCACACTTTTGACAGATATTCCTACGTGGCAATAACTATATTTCACATGCTGCAGAAAATATCTGCTTACCCTCTGTCTCGTCCACGGTCTCTATCTCGGTCTCCATACGACGAACTCCCCCTCATGTTGTCAATAAATTCTTGCTTGTAGAAATATTTAAGAGTTGCACGGTGTCGTGCAGTCTCGATCCTACAATTCCGTTAAAATAGCTTATGTTATAAGGAAAGTACAATAAAGTTAAACACTTACTTACAAACACAACTTAAAATGTAAGACGAGCCCTGAAGTTATTGAACAAGCCAAAACAGAATTTTGTTTTGCAGTTGCTGCTGCTTCACGTCACGTCAACTCCCCCAGTCACTCCCTCCCTGTGGACATAAGGTTTTGGGTCGTAACCCCACATAAACAACATGCACGTTTCGTGTCAAAGGAGCGTAAAGCAAATGGAGAATTCGGCGTAGCCTACATTTAAATTTTATAGCGTTCATGCCCTAATAATACTTGTGTACAGTTGGTGGCAGTAATACATCTTGTGATAGTGAGTGACGTTCTTGAGGAGAAAGCCtaccaaagaagaagaaaatggatccagaaagtgcaagctagctaactgTCTGTCTTGTGTAATAGGTCTAGTTTTCATGTTTCATGAAGATAAATATGACGTTATAttaggtagatttatattgtagAAAGAAATGCCTTTGCTAATACAAAATAGAAGAATCGAACGACCAGGTTCGACAGTCGATTTGTTCGCCAGATATCCGCATTTGCAGGTGAGTTGACTAGTTAGCCAAGCaaactatttgtatttattttatttaacctttatttacagGTGAGTTGACTAGTTAGCCAAGCAAACTAGCAGCTGTCATGTCGTAAGCAAGTTGTCCTTGTTGGAATTATTCACCATTAAGTAACATATCACTTGCTCTTCATGCTATATTGACattttattttataattttttaacaTAGGAAAACGCCCGAGTATTTCGATCCAAGCCGGTTGTAGATGTCGACCCGAAGTGCCTCCTATACATACAGCAACGAGAGTTTGCAGCCACAACACCAGCGGACAGTGAGTATAAACCTATAGTTAAATCAATAGGTCAGCCTAGCTTAACATAGTATATTGTTGCGTCCAAAGGCTACCTCTACACTGATAAATTGTAGCTAAAAAAGTATCCACGACCATGACGAAATGTGTCCCTCTGTTTCCCCAGACTCTGTCGCTGTCCTTGGTTCTGATGATGCAACCACCTGCCACCTAGTTCTGGTGCGACACACAGGTACTGCAGTTCTCTATGTAATGTGTGTTTGTAGATACTATGATAGCATCAAGATATGAGCTTCTTAATGTCTGCATTTGTACCATCTTGTAGGAAGTGGAGCTGCTTGCCTTGCTCACTGTGATGGCTCCAGCACGTGGAGTGAGGTTCCCCTCATCGTCAAAGCTGTCACATCTCTGAGCAAGGACCCTGCCAAGGAGGGCAGGTAAGAgatgacacgcacgcacacacacccacacatacacacacgtaattGTCCCCTTGCTTCTTTTCATTCAGGCTGGAGCTCCACCTCGTTGGAGGATTTGATGATGAGTCAAAGATGTCCCACAAACTCAGCCTTAACCTATTGTGTATGTAATTCTcgttccctttccctttcctcctGTTTGAATGCAACTGCCATAGTAGCAACACCATTATCAGACTGCATAGAGAAACTACAACCCTTTTATTGTGTTTTGCAGCGGCCttccagagacagaaagaggataTTCACCTAGAGACCTGCTGCATCACAGGTTTACGCTCTGTTATATTCTCTCTCAGCCTGTTTTTCTTTATACTACCCAGAGCAATATATGTAGAGAGTTTGGCTGCCATGTTAGCACGGGGGCCATGTTCGAACGGCTGCCATGTTAGTGCCTTTATTCTTGACGTTTTGGTGATGTAACAATACGAGAGCGTCTCCGACAATTCCCTATGAAATGACCCCCTGTAACAAGCAAAGTAGGAGAGCGAATTTTATGCATTCGCATTCGGGGTGTATCCATATTGCATATCTTCTTTCAGTGGACATCTTCATAGGTTTTGAAAACTATCCGAAATTAACAGCACAACGCGGGAGTGTCAATTATCACTTAGCAACAGCTATGGAGTAGGAAGTGGAGCTCTCGGAACGTTCAGACAGAAACCCGCATTGGCCCAactctctatatatctgactCTGCCCCTACCTATCTCAAggctctttctctttttttccacTTGCAGAGATGAATGACGTCTTAGTGGACGGAGCGCACAGACCGGGTGTGCATGGcataggtactgtactgtatctacaCTGCAAATCAATTCACCTTTGTGTAGCACACAGTTTATAGTATGGCATTGACTGTGTGTCGGCAGGTGTAAATATTAAAACAGGGGAGGTGTTCCCCGCCTCGTTCCCTCACAAAGGACCCGCGGAGGAGCTGCGATCAGCACGGACATTCACTGGGGGCCAGGTAGAGACTTGCGCATAGATATAGAACCTTAAATAGGCTGATGTCATGATTGCATCAGATTGGCAAATTTGTCAGCATTTTTAGCTGCTCTAATTGGGACGTCAAGTAGAACTAGAATTCCTGTCTACTGATATATTGTCTATGCTCTTGCACTTAATCTCTGATACTACATGAAGGATTGATATAAAGAAAGATCAAAGATGACACATTGAATGGCTTGTGGAGTGTCTGGATAGAACCCATGCGTGAGTTGCTAACTACACTTCATCAGACAGTCATATAACATTGTAATTATATCTCCACAGATGGCTGATATATATGACTCGAACAAAGGAGTTGTGAAGATAGGCCCATGTAAGTGGTCCCCGAATCTGGATATTTCCTTCTGGCTGTCGCAAGACGATGACACCATCTTAAAGGTAAGGTGTAAGAAAATAATACATTACTAATATTGATCCCACAATCACTAGAACTTTAGTTGTATGTCCCTTTAAAACCTTATTGACAACCTCTAATGTGTTATAGTCCCTGTTTCTGTCAACACTGATACAATGAATGTTGCATAGTATGTTATCAGTATACACACTGTGATATGTTACTCCCACTGTTTTTTCCCCCCGACCAGTACCTATCCACGTCCCCTACGGCTGAGCCACCACACTTTGTCCAGCACATCAAGTCCACCATCCAGTTCCTCCTGGAGCACCCCAGTTCAGACAGCGTCTTCCCTGGAGGACAGCCCCAGCACTAccgcagaacagagcagggggaCTGGGAGAACGTTAACCAGACATAAAGGGCTTGAGACTCTTCTCCAACCCCCTATTACTTTGACTTTCCCTGGAATCTGTCCGGAAATGAAATCACTCCTTAACTTCTGGAAGACAAGACACTGTGACCCTCCTCTTTACGCCATTGTGGGTGTcacatgttattgttattgtttttttgacttggtaccagtactccctgtatatagactctttaTTTTTAtcttattgttgctcttttattttttactttagtttatttagtaaatatttttcttaactgcattgttggttaagggcttgtaagtaagcattttacagtAAGGTAAaattgtattcggtgcatgagacaaataaaatttgatttgatttatccgTGGTAGCTCTGTACTGTACATAGCTATCTGGATTGAACCCCAGTGCTGTATCTATGGACTGTCTGTCTCATAGTTTACCAGACTTTTTTTGTATATGTCTTATTTTAAATCAACAATACAGACAATACATATGTCCGCTCCCACAGAGAGTGCTCTGGTAAGAGGGTGCGCTCGCCCCCAGCCGCCCCGAGGGGCTAACAAGGCAAGGCCCCGGCCCAAAGGGATTTTCCAAGGGCAGGAAAAACCAAGCCCGACTCGCGGGCAAGCATGAAAGAAAGCGCACCCATAAATACCAGGACCAGCACGCACCACTCACAGCATGAAGCCAAACCACAAAACATAAATAACGAAAAGCAAAACATAGAGTAATCACATCCCACCCTCACCCCTGATTAGAGGACCTCAAACATTTGCCCTGTACATTTCTGTATATACTTTAACACTCATAAATTCCACCCTTCCGACAGATCAACTCATCTTTCTCAATAAATCATCATTCTACCATGGTGTCttactagggacttgaacctccccAACTGCAACATTTCTGCTGAAATTGCCTtataaataaacattttatttaGTTTACCTGACTTGACTGGCTGGCCCCAGTGAAGACAGGACAGGCGGAGCTCTATgtatttgtcccaaatggcacacttttccctatttagtgcagtcATAgggccatagggttctggtcaaaagtagtgcactgtgtagggaatggGGTACAATTTGGGACAGATATCTTTCTATTACTGATGATTGTTGTTGGGATGTTTTAATTGAGTTGGCGAATGTCTGCACCCACGCGATCTGTTGGATTGCACAATGTGTTCATCTGAGTCCTACTATGGTATTATCTGGTGTAGTTATGTTATCCAGTAGCTGTAGACGTACCCttagtggacaaaacattaagaacaccttcctaatattgtttcaccaccttttgccctcagaacagtggCTGCTTGCTACTTCTTTGTAACATTTTAGCtaggcaggttaggagaatgaacatggcaggttaggagaatgaggttaaGGTTGGGGAAATGGTTAGGCTTAGCTAAAATGTTACAAGGAAACAGAAAGCACCCACGCAAAAAGGTCTCCAGTGGCAATCAATCTGGACAATTAGCTGTTAGGTTTCCATACACTCACTTATGTTGATCCTCCCAATTATTTAGTAACGCCTACTTTCAAACACTCCATGTATGCACTTGCCCATGACTCAAATTTGCATCAATGACTAAGGTCTGTCAGGATCGATTTTTCCTCAATATTGAACAATTTTGAAAACCTTTGAAAAACATATTCTCATGAACCAGAAGTCCAAATAACACGGGTATGTGGCACATCTCTTAACTTAGTTTGAGAAAAGCTAAGGGATTGGTTAAAAGATGGCGGAGTTATTGATAAATAAATCTTTATCAATGGACACATTTTCCTTTGTAAATTCATTTCATAGTGGCCTATTAACTTGAAACTTTTTAGGGCCACCAAAGACATTACCATGATGAACCATCTGAAGGAAACTACTGTATTAACGATTCACTTTTTTGACGATGTAATGACTTTTAGTAAGGTTGGATGTCTTGCGTTTATAGCCATGGTGATCAACTGCACTGATGGAGCGGAAATCACAGAAGATATATGTGGTAGTTGCAGCAGAGAAATATTTGGGTGTGAGAGATTTTAGTGCAGAAGATCTACAGGAAGTTTTGAGAGAAGGGTTTCCATCCTCCCATGCCGACGGTCTGGTTTAGGATCATTTAGGGCCAAAGTAGTGGGATGAGGTGGTGGATTtggggggatagtgtataggtgcagtgTTAGATGGTGGTGCAATTTAAGATTTTCCCATTCCCCTTTTCTTTATTTTAGGACCAATGTGTAATCCGCATTGCGAaaggcaggtagcctataggTTAGAGTGTTGTGACAGTTAtggaaaggtcactggttcgaatacCCAAACTGACAATGTGAAACATTTCTATGTGACCTTGAGCAAGGTACAGCCCACACATGGCCCCAATATGCAACACAGCGTCAAGTCTATTATAAATTcagaagatttaaaaaaatattaatatattaaaacattttattattttcatTATTATTCCATGCTTATGTATTTTATGTCTTTTGAATTTGAAAGACATACCGGCTCATTTTCCTCGAAGCCCACACATGGCCCATGTTTTCCCTTTGAGGACTCTAGCCAAATAATGGTAATTCAATGCAACAAAAAAAGCTAACAATTTAGATGGTAATTCAATGCAACAAAAAAAGCTAACAATTTAGAATGGGCTGAAGATGGACCAGCCTATCAAGCATTTGTCAGAACTCACCCATGGCCAGTCAGCTGTATATGTCTTATAATGTGTCCTCTTACTGTTATTCCTGATGTGAAATAAACACAACAATTCATAATAGATGGGCCTCCTGTGTCTTTGTTGCTCAATATCCATCCATTGTTTTATTGTTTCTTATAAATTGAGTGTTTTTAATTTGGTTTTTGATTAGATTGTTTGCTGAAAATATGTTAAAATTTTGATCGCTAAACTATTTAGCCTTGGTATAGCCCAAAAGAGGGTCGCTTTTTTTTACCCAGCTCTTTTTATTATTTGGTACATCCCATTTGCTGACCTGTACACACAAGATGGCAGCTTCGTTGGAAGAAGAATTTGAAGATGCGCCCGATGTGGAGCCTTTAGAACCAACATTGAAAAACATTATAGAGCAGAAATCTCTGAAATGGATATTTGTTGGAGGCAAAGG
The DNA window shown above is from Salvelinus fontinalis isolate EN_2023a chromosome 40, ASM2944872v1, whole genome shotgun sequence and carries:
- the LOC129839325 gene encoding probable ATP-dependent RNA helicase DDX17 encodes the protein MRGSSSYGDRDRDRGRDRGPRFGSSSWGGPPPMKKFGNPGERLRKKKWDLDELPKFEKNFYNEHPELQRMTQYDIDEFRRRKEITVSSTGCPRAITSFHQAQFPQYVMDVLLSQNFKEPTSIQSQGFPLALSGRDMVGIAQTGSGKTLAYLLPAIVHINHQPYLERGDGPICLVLAPTRELAQQVQQVAHDYGKTSRIKSTCVYGGAPKGPQIRDLERGTEICIATPGRLIDFLEAGKTNLRRCTYLVLDEADRMLDMGFEPQIRKIVDQIRPDRQTLMWSATWPKDVRRLAEDFLRDYVQINVGALELSANHNILQIVDVCMENEKDNKLLQLMEEIMAEKENKTIIFVETKKRCDELTRRMRRDGWPAMCIHGDKSQPERDWVLTEFRSGKAPILIATDVASRGLDVEDIKFVINYDYPNSSEDYVHRIGRTARSTNKGTAYTFFTPGNLRQARDLVRVLEEARQAINPKLLQLVNSGHGGGGGGRMRYRGGGSSANNPNMMFQDVCESRLRSASGGNKPDSRGSSFSRDGRSGGGRDGDTRSSSSYRDRSRVSRGSYGSGGADQYQSYGTQYSSRAGGAANGAPRGSSGGGQNQSSQPQGVFGPAPPPPAGPKPLMAQLMAPPQPPLMGFIGKPPYPFAPPPPPTPPPRK
- the ntan1 gene encoding protein N-terminal asparagine amidohydrolase, which gives rise to MPLLIQNRRIERPGSTVDLFARYPHLQENARVFRSKPVVDVDPKCLLYIQQREFAATTPADNSVAVLGSDDATTCHLVLVRHTGSGAACLAHCDGSSTWSEVPLIVKAVTSLSKDPAKEGRLELHLVGGFDDESKMSHKLSLNLLSAFQRQKEDIHLETCCITEMNDVLVDGAHRPGVHGIGVNIKTGEVFPASFPHKGPAEELRSARTFTGGQMADIYDSNKGVVKIGPCKWSPNLDISFWLSQDDDTILKYLSTSPTAEPPHFVQHIKSTIQFLLEHPSSDSVFPGGQPQHYRRTEQGDWENVNQT